A portion of the uncultured Draconibacterium sp. genome contains these proteins:
- a CDS encoding gliding motility-associated C-terminal domain-containing protein, giving the protein MKFKAFFITIITLLAALCGAAQEDYVVFEGAEQNYFVEDHPGSEYSWRILTGLRPDAEANSNDYNFSTANGTHQITVQWRAAGWYYLDVIETDITGCTNRKVIAVHVNANNRSIVFNSSQSTACYSYSENGFDLPIQALGDGGVALDEADFPVTVSFAVNGIAQTQLVSYTQQFLSIDETWFTADPARESVVTVQLTAARDQQGNDIPVISGGDTHSRTINAIPVLEFVYIDDSVFHDNAGQYEVQFVNDISGASAYHWIVDPPEGTTTNVSSINSETATITWDGPAGTYSVKVWATSENGCLADTIETNIEVLDSDTAVVDPPSIVINAGPDTTIGACEPYVFADVFPTADTFTYMWEPALHLSDPTIANPVFTPEETSTYILTVSSPSGLAARDTVTITVSDLVANAGEDFMLEDGATALLNGTGSFGTQIQYSWTSENGVFVAGQQTASPEISSPGTYYLTVSDIYGCTSTDSVLVSRFISAPIVNDDYDTTDYQTSVTIDLLANDENQQGEFDLLSMQILQYPLNGTVDLNGDGTVIYTPNNGFLGGDAFQYSICNYYEKCDNAYVYVYVMAADFFIPEAFTPNGDNVNDFFEIIGIELFEQNSITIVNRWGNTVYKAQGYGISTTPRFWDGKSNQSGGNADLPTGTYFYVLDLGNGEQAIAGSVYIDR; this is encoded by the coding sequence ATGAAGTTTAAGGCATTTTTCATAACGATAATAACCCTTCTGGCTGCCCTGTGTGGGGCAGCCCAGGAGGACTATGTTGTTTTTGAAGGTGCCGAACAAAATTATTTTGTTGAAGATCATCCCGGAAGTGAATACTCCTGGAGGATTTTAACCGGTTTGAGGCCGGATGCGGAAGCAAATTCAAATGATTATAACTTTTCCACGGCCAACGGAACACATCAAATTACTGTTCAATGGCGAGCTGCCGGATGGTATTACCTCGATGTTATTGAAACCGATATTACTGGTTGTACCAACCGAAAAGTTATTGCGGTTCATGTAAATGCAAATAACCGGAGCATTGTATTCAATTCTTCGCAAAGTACAGCATGTTATAGTTATTCCGAAAATGGATTCGACCTGCCAATTCAAGCGCTCGGCGATGGAGGAGTTGCTTTGGATGAAGCAGATTTTCCAGTTACTGTAAGTTTTGCGGTTAACGGAATTGCTCAAACACAATTGGTGAGTTATACCCAACAATTTTTAAGTATTGATGAAACATGGTTTACTGCAGATCCTGCCCGGGAATCGGTAGTAACAGTTCAGCTTACTGCTGCAAGAGATCAGCAGGGAAATGATATTCCTGTTATTTCCGGTGGCGATACACACAGCCGAACCATTAACGCAATTCCAGTTCTGGAGTTTGTATACATCGATGACTCGGTTTTCCACGATAATGCCGGACAGTACGAGGTTCAGTTTGTTAATGATATTTCCGGTGCTTCTGCGTATCACTGGATTGTCGATCCGCCGGAAGGAACAACTACCAATGTTAGTTCCATAAATTCGGAAACAGCGACAATTACCTGGGATGGCCCAGCAGGTACATACTCAGTTAAAGTTTGGGCAACCAGCGAAAATGGTTGTTTGGCAGATACTATTGAGACAAATATAGAAGTACTTGATAGTGACACAGCAGTTGTTGATCCACCATCAATAGTTATAAATGCCGGACCGGATACAACAATTGGCGCATGCGAGCCTTATGTTTTTGCCGATGTATTTCCAACAGCCGATACTTTTACTTATATGTGGGAGCCGGCTTTGCACTTAAGCGATCCAACAATTGCCAATCCGGTGTTCACTCCCGAAGAAACCAGCACTTATATTTTAACGGTAAGTTCACCTTCGGGGCTAGCGGCAAGAGATACCGTAACAATTACCGTATCGGATTTGGTAGCCAATGCAGGCGAAGATTTTATGTTGGAAGACGGAGCAACTGCACTACTTAACGGAACCGGAAGTTTTGGAACACAAATTCAGTACAGCTGGACAAGCGAAAACGGAGTTTTTGTTGCTGGCCAACAAACGGCCTCGCCCGAAATAAGCAGTCCGGGAACATATTATCTTACAGTAAGCGATATTTATGGCTGCACATCAACCGATTCGGTTTTGGTTAGCCGTTTTATTTCGGCGCCAATTGTAAATGATGATTACGACACTACCGATTATCAAACTTCGGTAACAATTGATTTGCTGGCCAACGATGAAAATCAGCAGGGCGAGTTCGATTTACTGTCGATGCAAATTCTGCAATATCCGCTAAATGGTACAGTTGATTTAAATGGCGATGGAACGGTAATTTATACACCTAACAATGGCTTTTTGGGTGGCGATGCATTTCAGTACAGCATTTGTAATTACTACGAAAAATGCGATAACGCTTATGTTTATGTGTATGTAATGGCAGCCGATTTCTTTATTCCGGAGGCTTTTACACCAAACGGCGATAATGTAAACGACTTTTTTGAGATAATCGGAATTGAGCTTTTCGAGCAAAATTCGATAACGATAGTAAACCGTTGGGGGAATACGGTTTACAAAGCACAAGGCTACGGAATATCAACCACACCAAGGTTTTGGGATGGTAAATCGAACCAGAGTGGAGGTAACGCCGATCTGCCAACAGGAACTTACTTTTATGTATTGGATTTAGGAAACGGGGAACAAGCAATTGCCGGATCGGTATATATCGACAGATAA